Part of the Sorghum bicolor cultivar BTx623 chromosome 1, Sorghum_bicolor_NCBIv3, whole genome shotgun sequence genome, ccccaatgcatgagtttcaacTTGACGTTTTCTAgactgggcaaagcatttaattactgcaaaatgattggatcacatgcaagatggtgaaacgatttagccctcagtggggatttcatcccgtttcaccgcgtgggaaacaacgcccgcggggtttcagcatggtgaaactacttccttctctcttctcttcgtttcatgcaaaaaatgCAAATTTGCTGACATGGTACTCTAATAAAAAtacatgacatcctggtgaaacctccactgagactggcctaaggacCATAGATGTCCACATTGATATGTGTGGATCAATTCACTTCATACATGGAAATTGCCGGAGCATAGGGCATCCAAATCCAAAACCACGCTCCACTCCAATtaggtaaggccttgtttagatgcaaaaagtttttggattttgatactgtagtattttcgtttttatttgacaaacattatctaattataaagtaactaggcttaaaagattcgtctcgtgatttacagataaactgtgcaattagttattctttttatctatatttaatacttaatgcatgtgacgcaagattcgatgtgacgagaaatattgtaaagttttgggtttataggtgtatctaaacaaggcctaattataCTACCGGGGAGTAAAGTCAAGGAAGCATATCAGCATGCAAATAGCACGAAATCTTCCGGTATTCCAAGCAACAACACGGATCTTGCTCTCCCGGAAAAGAAGGGAAACCAGAGGACCGCGCTGCCGGTCTCCACGCGTACGCCGTGCCGGACGTCGCGCACCGACCCTTCAGATTATCCATATTACCTCTCCTATATACGTACGTATTATAATAGTCTGAGCTTATGTTTGTGCAAATCCTCCTCGATCACACGAGGAGTTTGTGTGTGAGCTCTTTTTCCGATTGTCAAGTGTCGAATCAAGCAGGTCTGGGCGTCCGATCCTCTGCTTCCACGATCTGCACACGTCAGCAGGAAGAGCCTTTGCTTTGGGTCGTTACACGCACCCATCCATCCCATCTCCGCGCACACGACACGATCGTGGTTGGTTCCACGCGCCTATATCCCTATCGCCGGTTCGCCCCCACGTccgtctcctctcctctccctcaGCTCGCTTTCCCCTGCCTTCGCCCACCGCTCCCGGAAACAAGCAGcagccggaggaggaggagaattcGGCTCCGAACCCAGAGCAAGAGCAACCAGGCAAGGTCCAAGGCAACCAACCAGCGAATCAGCCATGTCGTACTACGGCGACCGGCGCCCGGAGTCGTCGATCGTGGAGGCGTTCACGCTGTCGCCGCTGCCGTACCCGGTGATCCTGATCCTGCTCATGGTGACGCTCCTGCTGGGCGTCTCCTGGTTCTTCACCTACGAGGACTTCATCGAGGAGGCGTCGCAGCAGCTGAGCTGGGCGCTGCTGGCGGTGCCCATCGCGCTCGTCCTCCTCATCCGCTGGATTTCTTCCGTCGAATCCTTCGAGGGCTACTTCGGCTTCTACCCCAGGGAGAGCCGCTGGAAGGGCTACGAGCGGCCACCCGCCGAGGGCAGCTCGCCCTGGGGCGTCGCCATGGTcgtcctgctcctcctcgtGCTCGCCAGCTTCCACTCCACCATCCAGGACATGTGGAGGCCATGAACGGATCGGCGAATACTGCTTCCCTCTCATACGTGATTCTCTGTGTACCTGCATGCAGTGTGCTCGATCGATCAGTTCCcatgcttttttttttccttgcgCGCTTGGTTGGTTCCACTTCCACTGGTTGCTGGTTGATCGATTCGATGATTCGATGTATATATAATATGTTATTATTAGGGGATGCTGCAGCTCGCTATTAGCTGCAGGTTATAGAGTTTGGGGATGATATACTCATCAGTTAGCTGCCTGTATGTAACACTGGTTTTGGTTTTGTTATAGTAATCGCGATTCAGCTTGGTTTCTGATCTGGATGTATCCTTTTTCAAGGTTCCTTTCCTTTGCTTTGGTTCCCCTGTCTTGGAATTGACTGGAACCGTCTCGCACACTTTGTTCTCTCTTTCTTTCCACCAAACATGTACAGATATATATTCGTGCGTGAACTATACGTGGACACTATACTGTGGCCCGGGTGTGTGAGATTCTTTCCTTGGCCAGCGCTCATCGTCAACATgggaacaacagttggccttggTTCGTGGGAGATAATAATATACTTCAAACGTGCAAGTGCAAGTACAGCGGCGCCACTCGATCAGGTCATATTCCTGTTTAGGATTAATTGACGGGCATGTATATGATATGCacaggaagaaaaaaaaagtgtagATGTGAAAAGAGTGGGCACTGCATTCGGCGCCGGCAATCATGCCTCCTACTCTACTCTATCTTTCTGTTTGGCCATATATACTTGAATGGTTTCAGAGTTCAGAGTTGAGACCGCTGAGAGTTGCGCGTCTCCATTCTCAGCCATGCTTGTCCTGTTGTCCGGCCAGCACTCGTTCGTGTTGGAGAAGCGGACAGCACTTTGACGAATACATGGAGGAAGACAAGGAGTGGTGGTGGTTGGGCCGTCGCCCGTCGAGAGGGAACCTTTTGTGCTCCTATCCAGATGGCTCGACCAGTGGACCGGCTGTGTCTGTGCCTCTGTGGTGTACGAGTATTACTGGACAGGAAAACTGAAAAAATCTCCAACCAGTTTCTAACCCTCTGAAACTCGTTTTCCGCGGTCGCCCATCACCCTCGGACTCGGAGGCAGCCGAGCCGGCCCATCGATCAGTTCACGTCTCCTCCTCTCCTGTCACGGCCACTTCCTCGTCACCCTGTGTGGCTCGTCAAGCGACAACGCATCACTGCCTACCGCCCCGTCCTCCCGTCCTGTCGGGCGGTGCGTCGCCGGCGACGCGGTTTGTGATGCGGTGTCGCCGGCACACGGTACATCCATCGACACTGCACTGCTGCAGAGCCGACGGCACAACTAACCTAACAACATCCATCACCGAGCGGTTTCGAGCGATCTGCAGTCTCTGCTTAAAGAACGTTAGGTTCCATAGCAATGATTCAGAGGACCACAGCAATTAACGGCGACAGTGTCCGCGGCGGCACCAATCAGCCTGTTCGCTTGCCAAATCTATCCGACAGCAGTGTTTTTTTTACAATAAATTAGCCAACAACATTTTCTGTCATAACTTATCACCCAAAGACCTTCGTTTGGAAAGGTCCAAGCGGAGCGCATCGCCCACTGCGCGCCGTTGGTGTTACTGTGTTAGGCACGTCACCGGAGTGGCGGAGGCGCAAAGCCTACATGCGGCGGGTGCCGGGTTTTCTTttatctctctccctctctgctGGTCCTATGGATGCCTTTCAGCCTTTCACTGAAAGTCGCGTGCGCCTTGTGCGAAGTTTACACTCTAGTAGAGTAGCTAGCTGTAAGGATTCCTCCATTTGCTGCCGACACGGATTTAATTACTTCCGCTAAACAAAAGCGGAAAAGAAGCTAGGCGTGGGCTTAGCTCGCAGTTGCAGCTTGCCGGCTTACACCAACTTGTTCGGCCCTTTCATCGGCCGAGGGGTACGTGTACGTGTGTGGGACACATATCATGTGGTCATCCAACTCGTTGAAGCGGCCATACGAGGAGGCGTGAGCTCAACCGTACCTCGAAACGGTGGAGAAAATGAGCATTCGTGCTAGTAATCTGTTACCTGTGAAAGGAACGGGAGACAGCTTTGTCCAGCTACTGGGTAATCAGCGCGGCGCGTACGGTGTACCGTTCGGCAGCGCAGCGAGCACGGCGTCGTGCGCGGTCGGCGCAACGAGAGTTCTTCCGCTGTCCATCTCCATCCCCTATCCCATCGGCGCGGCCGGGGTCGCGTGACGTGGGCACCCAAACACACCTAGGCTAAGCTGCTGCACGGAAACCCGCGGCTAATGTTTAGCAGGCCGCTGGAGACTGGGGCAGCCCATGAAGCACAACTGCACGAGGCCCAAGCTGGTGGGTGCCTAGGTGCCACTATCTGGGTGGGTTATTATCATACTGTTTTCAGAAACGTCAGTAAACGTCAGGGATCAGTGCATCATCACTTGGCTGATGCGGAAGAGATTTGTCATGTTTTTGAGCAACTGGATTATTTCCAAGACGTGCCGCGTGGAGTTCCCTTGGCAACACGGCATGAAGCAATCATGCGAGCTCTCGAGTACGTACAAAACAAAAGCCTTCGCTCGCAGGCAGCACATCTTCCAGTTGTTCCCGAGTGCCGACACCCGACGTCGTCGATCACCAGCTGTACGTCTCTCTGGTGACCTGATGGAGCCATCCGCCATGCATCTAAAGTAAACAACCGAGTAGCATTGTTATATCAAACACCTGTCACGTGTCCACCATGTACAGAAACAGGGAGACGGGCATGGGCAACAGGCACTGGAACTCAGAGACTGAAGGTGGTGTGCCGCTTGCTTCCTTACATCAGGATGGTAATCATAGCAGCAAATTTGAATTCCAGGCCATTTGAACGAAGTGGTAGATGACTGGGGGGCATAGAACTCGTGGCTGGCAATAAGAGAGCACATGCATGTCAATCACAATCCATGAAAAGAGGGCGAACGCACATGGATGGACAGAAACAGAAGGAAGCATGCACAAGCAAAAGGAGTATCTAGTAAGCAGTCTCTATTCTCTATTTCTCTTGGTCAACTAGTCACGGTGGAACTTTGCATTGGTGACGAACTGACGATGTTCGCACACATGCTAGTTTTGGATACGCACATTAGTTTCTAACAGCCTGTCTTAATAATTTTTACTAACAAATAGATAGCACAACTTTATGCATCGATCTATTCGGTTTCACTCTTGCTAATTCTTAGTTGCTAGAAATGCCATTTGATTTGTTTCCAGAAAGGCCAAATGATGCAACATTCAGCACACTAGGAAAGCTGTTCGACATCCATTAATACTGTGAGAACCCCGATTGACCTAACATGCGCGCAAAAGGAATCCTTAACATAGGGTGAAATTGATTGCTTACATTgacttttttttattaaattagaCCTTATGCAGTACAATCTAAGTCAGAATAATCGTATATGATATCATAGCGTTTAGTTATCCTACACAACATTTGGTAAAATTGTGTTTGGTTGCTAACATTGTGTTATATGCAGTCACATCCACGTTTTAGTAGAGACCtcatgtttctagtaaaggtagAAAGAGGTGCCTTTCAAAAATAAAGGTAAAAAGAGGTGAGAATATttctttttttgtgtgtgtctaTCAGCTTGTGTAAATCTACATTGCCTAATTCAATGCACTAGCTATGATTTGAACATTGTTTAAGCCTGCATAAAAATTTCCACGAACAACCAAACACAGGCAACCAAAGAGTCCCATAATGGATTTTTCCTTTACTTACAAGCATCAGTACAATCACAATTCACAAAAACCAGCTTTTAGAAAAAAATCGTAAAGACAATCATGAAAGGCCTACAATCATGTTGATCGGGGAAAAACTACAGTTATAGTGAAACCACAATCATGATATTGCAGAATCATCAACAAGCTTCATCATGAGTGAACATTTAGAGCCCGTTTGGTTAAGCTGAAACCTGGCCAGGAATAATTCCAGTTGACAAAACCTATTCAAATTAAAATACAAATCCAGCCTGGAATATTTCCAGGGAGCCATTCCCCTTCAAACGAAGGGGTCCTCAATCAATAAAATGCCACATATAATACCAATAAAGGGTCGATAGAGTATCTTGACAAAACACGTGAACAACTACAAGGGCCTCAACAATCAACAAGCATCATGTCTGTAATCAGACAGGTATTGAAAGATAATTGCAGTACTTAAACTAAACCATATATCATTTGATTGCCTCAAAATTTCGTGTGATACCATTCACATCAATGAAGTACTACTAACTACAAATAAGAGAATTTCTAACACTGTCACAAATCTTAAATAACTCTAGCAATGTTAATTTGTGACTAACAACAAAACAAATGCATTGAAAAGCCCTCAATAACCAAATGGTTTATCATTGTATGACCTGAAAACACACTTCATGATACAATTCCATACCCGAGTCCCAAAATGTACACATAAGACCTTAATTTAATATTCTTATGGCAAAAATAAGTTTGCAACGCAGCTACTGAGCAAGTGACCATATGTAGCACCCATATCTATAGATAAAGAGTATGCACGTCAGAAAAAAACAAGCATAGACAAATTGCGGATCATTGCCACTTCAACTTCAATTGAACAAAAGCAAGTCATGATATACTTAGTTCTCTTCCGTGGTACAAAAAGTCACTAAAAGAATCTATGGTAGTCTACGCAACAGAGTGCCATCCCCCAAAACCCATGACATGAAAAATCTTCGGAACAGTGTCATCCTAAGAACCAACTAATGGAACTAGGAATTAAATGCTTAGCTACGAGGTAGCAAAGAGAAGCATCAGGCTTTTGAATTATGATGGCTACCTAATGAGTGTTTCTTAACTTCTGTTCCACTTTCACAATTTGCTGAGCAAAATGAGCCTCTCAATCTGATGAATTAAGGAATGGAGGTAGAATTCTGATACACACCGTCAGGAGAGGCCACGAAGACACTGAATAGACAGTCATCTTGCACTACTTGAGCTGCCATTCCGACCACGTGAACCCTTGCCATTGCTACTGGTACGCAGCTTCTGCTTCTCAGCCAGCTCAGGATGGTAGTACTCAAGATACCACCGCACAAACTTCTTGAGCCCTGTTTGCAGATCTGTGGATGGCCGGTAACCGAGCTCCCTCTGCGCAAGGCTTACATTAGCATGCGTGTATGGCACATCTCCATTCCTTGGCATCTTAACAACCTTCCTCACAGCCTTCACTTTCAGCAGTTTCTCCAGCAAATCGACTAGCTGTGTAACAGGCACAGGTGAAGTGTTGCCCAAATTGTATGTCCTGAACGGTGCTGTACCTCGCTTCTTGCCTCCACTGCCTGTGCTCCGACCAGCTGTATCCAATGCCGCTACACACCCCTTCACAATGTCATCAATGTAGGTGAAATCCCGGGAGATGGTTGTCTGGTGTGAACCTCCACCGGCACTCTCATAGACCGTGATTGGCCGACCAGCAAGGATGTCCCTGGTGAAGAAGAAGTAGGCCATGTCCGGACGCCCCCATGGCCCATACACAGTGAAGAATCTGAGGGCGGTGAGTGACAGACCATAGATGTGGTTGTAGACATGAGCGATCTCCTCACCGGCCTTTTTGGTGGCTGCATAGAGAGAGGCTGGTCGATCCGTCCTGTCATGCTCGGAGAAAGGCACATGGGAGTTGAGCCCGTACACCGAAGACGACGAGGCCCAGACGATGGCGGGCTGAGGGTTGGCCGCGCGCGCCGCCTCGAGCAGCGCCACGAGACCGGCAACGTTGGCGCGCACATAAGACATGGGGTCCACGAGCGCGTGCCGCACGCCCGCTTGCGCGGCGAGGTGGAGGACGTGTGTGAAGGGCACAACGTCGAACAGcttggcgaggagctcggcatcAGCGATGTCACCGTCGACGACGTAGACCCCGGAGCGGGCGAGGAGCGCGGCGCGGCCGCGCTTGAGGCCCGTGTCGTAGTAGTCGTTGAAGTTGTCGAGGCCGAGCACGCCGTCCCCTCGGCGGCgaagcgcggcggcggcgtggcagCCTACGAAGCCCGCGGCGCCCGTGACGAGGACGGAGTGGCCCATGGAGCGCCTGACGCGCGCCGACGCCCGCACCTTCTTCTCCCAGGCGGCGCCGCCCCaggaggcggtggaggagggggaggcgtgGAGGGAGCGGCGCGGCGACTCGGGCGCGGCCCGCGGGGCGGGCGCCGCgggggagaggaggaggaaggcgaggaggagggagagggagcagACGGACCAGAAGGCGAGCTTGGAGAGGAGCGAGGTCGGCGAGGGGTGGTGGTGGCGCGGGggcaggcggtggtggtggtagtggtggaaCTGCGGCTTGACGGCCGCCGCGCCGCCAGACGCGGCCGCCGAGCCGGGCGCGCCGGTCAGCTGCGGCGCCATCCCTTCGTCGATCCGCAGCAATGCGGCTGGACGGTCCCTGGATCTCGGCTCGGGGCGATTGGGGGCGATTGGGTCCGCGGCGGCGCTTGGGTTTGCGGGACCTTTTGCTGCTGCCGTTTTTTCGAGTGGGGATGGTTTTTTCGACGGGCCTGTTTCGGGGGATTTGGTTCGCGGAGGGGGGCTACATTTGGGGAGAAATCCCGTGCATTTTTCTCGTCTCTACTTTACCTTCCCCTTTTagatttggatttttttttcattgtATGATGATGTATGATATGATGAGGAGCACCACGATTTGCCACGGATGCTGGCCGTACATGTAATATTTcccccatatatatatattttttagttCGTATCGGAGTGACCTTGACGAGGATACCACAAATGTGCTTGAAgggaaaaaaaaggagagaggGGAGATTGCATATATGGCACCGACGTGTCCAAAACCCTATCGCCTCAATTTAAAATATCTGCAAAAGTTTAATGTAGCTTTAAACTTtgtataagagcaactccaaccattatgcaaatggacttggcatttaccaaaatgcataaaactccaaaaaaaacccctccaatcgttatgcatttggactatgcattttacatagctatgcatttggagggggaaacttggcatatatgccaaaggagTCCCGCTATGCAAATAGAGATCACGGGATTCTCGGTTCCACCTCGCGGGCTTTTTTCTTCCCTTCGCGCGGTTTCCCTTCACGCCGCCACCACTTCACGCGATAGGAGAAGCATCGCGCGTCCTCCTTCGCCAGCTTCACGCGCGCGTTTCTGGACCTGATGGAGATCGTTACTGGAGCCAAGGGGCGAACCTATACGACGACGAACTGATGACCAACAAACGACGAACTGGTACGGTGAACGACTGAACGGGAGATCGGTACTACGATCGGTACGACGAATAGCGCAGCTCACTATCGGTACTACGcggctgtttggcgcgggaattggtgaacgggagacgacggcgggctgtttggcgcgggatcgattggccgcgcaggaaggagtgccgcgaaacaaaatttccaggaaaaaaaaagatgatggacttggcattttgcataacggttggagatcacccgattttagtcttgccatttttatttgggggtttgcaatttgcctaaaatgcataacttcaaatgcataatggttggagatgctctaaaagtGCTTCCATAATCACAAAAGCAGATGCTGTTGCAGCGAAATTTTCTCCTTGTTTTTCCTTTGCGCCTTTTGAAAATCATCAGTCAGTCTCGCCTCGCGCTCGCCTCGTGTGGACCAGACCTACCAGGTGCCTCCGGGATTTCGCTTCGTTCTCGGTTGTTGGGGGAGCTTCCGTTGGGGCTCAAAATCTTCGGTTCATCGTTATCGTTTGGTCTGATTTCGTTTTATACAAAGCCACCGTCGCGAGTGGTCGGTGGGGTCGCGCGCGGCGCGCCGGTCCTCTCTCACACCAAGCATTTGCAATTGCCGTTTGCATCACGGGTTAAGGATCGGATCTTGGACTGTCGGTACGGTACGCTTCCTCTCTCGCGTATCCTTGTTTCCCATGCCCCATTATTGTTGCAGTTATACCTGAGCATGCAGCCCGAGCCCGTGAACACGGCCCGAAGCCCGTCATTTTGGCCCGGCCCtagcccggcccggcccgaagGTCATTGGGCCCGGGCTGGCACGGCACGGGGCTgcaggccgtgcttgggccgcaCTTCAGGCCCgcgggccggcccggcccgtCAAATAACAACATTGTATAAAATAACTCATTTTGATATCTAAATCTATTCTCTACATCTGTCATATGTATTTAAATGTGTTCTTTATACTGATGAAGTGATGAATTGATgaatgtgtttgaaatatgcttTTAAATCTGTGTTTATTGATATGTTATTGTTCAACGGGCTATGGGCCGGTCCGGCTTGACGGGCCCGCCCGGTACGCAAAAAGGCCCACGGGCCCGTGCCTGGGCCGGAGGTCAGGCCCGCAGGCCGGTAAGGCACGGCCCGCAGGGCACGACGGGCCCCCTCGGCCCGTTAGGCAACGTGCCGGGCCGGCCCGTTGCCCAGGTATAGTTGCAGTTCCTTGCGCCTGTCAATGGCCTAATAGTCACTATCCATCCGTATCAGTCACGTAACTGTTC contains:
- the LOC8078845 gene encoding uncharacterized protein LOC8078845, with amino-acid sequence MSYYGDRRPESSIVEAFTLSPLPYPVILILLMVTLLLGVSWFFTYEDFIEEASQQLSWALLAVPIALVLLIRWISSVESFEGYFGFYPRESRWKGYERPPAEGSSPWGVAMVVLLLLVLASFHSTIQDMWRP
- the LOC8054338 gene encoding UDP-glucuronate 4-epimerase 2, with protein sequence MAPQLTGAPGSAAASGGAAAVKPQFHHYHHHRLPPRHHHPSPTSLLSKLAFWSVCSLSLLLAFLLLSPAAPAPRAAPESPRRSLHASPSSTASWGGAAWEKKVRASARVRRSMGHSVLVTGAAGFVGCHAAAALRRRGDGVLGLDNFNDYYDTGLKRGRAALLARSGVYVVDGDIADAELLAKLFDVVPFTHVLHLAAQAGVRHALVDPMSYVRANVAGLVALLEAARAANPQPAIVWASSSSVYGLNSHVPFSEHDRTDRPASLYAATKKAGEEIAHVYNHIYGLSLTALRFFTVYGPWGRPDMAYFFFTRDILAGRPITVYESAGGGSHQTTISRDFTYIDDIVKGCVAALDTAGRSTGSGGKKRGTAPFRTYNLGNTSPVPVTQLVDLLEKLLKVKAVRKVVKMPRNGDVPYTHANVSLAQRELGYRPSTDLQTGLKKFVRWYLEYYHPELAEKQKLRTSSNGKGSRGRNGSSSSAR